The Candidatus Eisenbacteria bacterium nucleotide sequence TTTCGGTGCCACGGGGGGTTTCGGTGCCACGGGGGGTTTCCGAGTTCCGGTGCCAGGCTACGCAACTCCGGCGCCGAAACAGGGGCGAGTTCCGGTGCAGAGTTCCGGTGCCATGCAGAGTTCCGGTGCCATGCAGAGTTCCGGTGCCAGGCTACGCAACGCCGGCGCCGAAGCGCGTCGGGGGCCGCATGGGTTCGGTAGCCTGGCACCGAAACTAAACTCCCTGGCACCGAAACCCCGGAAGCGGGTCGGGGGCAACATGGGTTCGGTAGCCTGGCACCGAAACTAGGGGCGAGTTCCGGTGCCATGCAGAGTTCCGGTGCCAGAGTTCCGGTGCCAGGCTACGCAACACCGGCGCCGAAGCGGGTCGGGGGCCGCATGGGTTCGGTAGCCTGGCACCGAAACTAGCACCCGGAAGCGGGTCGGGGGCAACATGGGTTCGGTAGCCTGGCACCGAAACTACACCGGAAGCGGGTCGGGGGCAACATGGGTTCGGTAGCCTGACACCGAAACATGACACCGAAACATGGCAACACCGAAACATGGCACCGAAACAATGCCATGAGGTAGCCTGGCACCGGAACCCCGGCACCGGAACCCCTGGCACCGGAACCCCGGAACCTTGCCGGAACCTTGTTGCGGAATCTCTGGCACCGGAACCTTCTGCGGTACCGAAACCAAGACGAGGTGAAGAATGGGCGTTCTTTGGGAGATCCTGCAGACGGGGCTCATGTACGGCCAGAAGCGGAAGTCCGATTCGATCGAGGACCGGGTTCTCGATCTCGAGAACCGGCTCCAGGCGACGCAGGAGACGATGCGCGCGCTCGTCAAGAAGATCGAGGAGCTGCACGGCATCGACATCGACGAAGACGGCAAGATCGGCTGATCCGAGAAGCGGTGTCAGGCACCGCTTCGCGTAGGACCTTCTCTCGGAGCATCCCCTCTTCAAGGCACGAGGACGATCTTCCCGAACACCTCGCGCGACTCCAAGAGCCGGTGCGCCTCGCGGATCTCGCCGAGAGGGAGCACCCGGTCGACGATCGGACGAAGCCGTCCCTCCTCGAAGTGCTTCACGATTGAAGCGAACTCGCCTCGGCTCCCCATCGTCGATCCGAGAAGGCTGAGCGACTTGAAGAAGAGGACGCGTAGGTTGAGCGAGACCTCATGGCCGGACGTCGCGCCGCAGGTGACGAGCCTCCCGTGCCTCGCGAGCGAGCGAAGGCTCCCCTCCCACGTCGCCGCGCCGACGTGCTCGATCACGATGTCCGCCCCGCGCCTTTCCGTGATCGCGCGGACCGCGCGCGCGAAGTCCTCTTTCCCGCTGTCGATAACATCGTCCGCTCCGAGCGCGCGCGCTCGCTCCGCCTTCGCCGCGCTCCCCGCGGTCGCGATCACGCGGGCGTTCCAGAGCTTGGCGATCTGAACGGCCGCGCTTCCGACGCCGCTCCCGGCCGCGTGGACGAGCACGGTCTCCCCGGGCCGCAGCGCCGCGCGCGCGACGAGCATGTGCCACGCGGTGAGAAACGCGAGGGGGAAAGACGCCGCCTCCTCGAAGGAGAGGTTCTTCGGTTTGGGAAAGACGTTCGCGCGCGGAACGACGACCTTTTCGGCGCACGTTCCGTCGCAAGCCTCGCCTAGGATCTTGAAGTCGGAGCATCGATGATCTTCTCCCGAGGCGCACGCCGCGCACGTTCCGCAGCTCGTGGCGGGCGCGAGCACGACCTCCTCGCCGAGCGCGAGGCCGGCCGCTCCGCCGCCGAGACCGGCAATGACGCCCGAGCCGTCGCTCCCGGGGACGAGAGGGAGCGGGAACTCGTGACCCGGCACTCCCTTCCGCACCCAGAGATCGAGGTGATTGAGGCCCGCCGCGTGGATCTCCACGAGCACCTCGCCCGGACCCGGGACCGGATCGGGCTTCTCTTCCGCGCGGAGCGCATCGAGACCGCCGTGCGAGCGAATGACGACCGCCTTCATGAGCATCGACCCTTTCCTTGATGGTGCAACTATCGATCGCCGCGCATGCGCATCAATTTCCCCCGCGGATGGAGCGCCTGCGGAAAAGAACCGCAAGCAGGATGAAGAAGCCGAGGCCGACGAGAGGAGCGGCTGCTCCCGCCCAATCGTGCCCGATCCCCGCGAGGCTCTCCCCGCGCGCGAAGACCGCGGCGGCGAGCCCCACCCCGAGAAGCCCCTCCCCCCCGACGAGCCCCGAGCCGAAGAGAATCCCTCTCTCCCGCCGCTCTCCGCGCTCCCCTTCGTTTCCGGCGTTCTTCTCGAGGGCCCAGCGGAGCGCCCCACCGAGAAAGACCGGCACCATCGTCGCCACCGGAAGATAGACCCCGACCGCGAACGGGAGAACCGGAAGCCGGAGAACCGCGGCGAGGAGCGCGATCGAGACGCCGAGCCCCACGAGCGCCCACGGAAGCGATCGCTCGAGGACCCCCTCGATGACGAGCTTCATCAGAGTCGCCTGCGGCGCCGGAAGCTCGCTCGTCCCGAACCCGTGGGCGCGATCGAGCATGAGCACCGCCAAACAGACGAAGGCCGCCGAGGAGAGGACGCCGAGCAGCTCTCCGGTTTGCTGCTTCCTCGGCGTCGCCCCGAGAAGGAACCCCGTCTTGAGGTCTTGCGACATGTCCCCCGAGATCGAGGCGGCGATCGCGACCACGCATCCGACCGTGAGCGCCGCCGCTTTCCCCTCCGCCCCCGTCCATCCGGCCGCGAGGAAGACCGCCGATGTTCCGAGAAGCGCGGCAATCGTCATGCCGCTCGTCGGGTTGGACGTGACCCCGACGAGCCCCACGATGCGCGAGGCGACCGTCACGAAGAAGAACGAGAAGAGGACGACGAGAAACGCCGCGAGAAAGCGGGACGGGATCGAGGGGAGCTCGGCGAACGTGTGCGGCACGATCCCCATCGCCGCCGCGAGGAGGGCCAACCCCGCGACGACGACCGAGGGGGGAAGATCGGTTGATGTACGAAGGATCTCCCGCGCCCCGCCGAGCCCGCCGCGGATTCCCCCGGTCCCCGCGCGAACGCTCTCGATCATTGTCGGGACGCTCCGGACCAGCGTGAGAAATCCCGCCGCCGCCACCGCGCCCGCCCCGATGTACCGCACGTAGCGCTCCCAAATCTCGCCCGCGGACATCGAGGCGATCGTCTTCACCGTTTCCGGGTAGAGCGGCTCGGACCGCCCCGCACCCCACGCGGCGAGAAGCGGGATGAGGACGAGAGACGAAAGGAGACCGCCGCCGACCATGATCGAGGCGATCCGCGGTCCGAGGATAAACCCCACGCCGAAGAGGGCCGGCGACAAGCTGAAGCTGATCTGTCCCTTCGGAAGGAGGGGAACTCCCGCCTGGATCTTCTCCGGGAAGAGGCGGAGCCACCCGCCCAGGAAACGAAAGCCCGCGCCGGCGAGAAGCCCGAGGAAGACATTCCCCGCGCGCGCGCCGCCTTTCTCCGTCGCGAGAAGCACTTCCGCGCACGCGGTCCCTTCCGGA carries:
- a CDS encoding oligopeptide transporter, OPT family, whose amino-acid sequence is MPGRSRPNGEPLRADGEERPFQPYVPASASLPEFTAKSIAAGILFGILFGAANAYLGLRAGLTISTSIPVAVMTVAAFRALSLAGARATILEANLSQTVGSASSSVASGVIFTLPALFLWEMDPSLLQMTLLALFGGFLGTLFMIPLRRLLIEREHGRLPYPEGTACAEVLLATEKGGARAGNVFLGLLAGAGFRFLGGWLRLFPEKIQAGVPLLPKGQISFSLSPALFGVGFILGPRIASIMVGGGLLSSLVLIPLLAAWGAGRSEPLYPETVKTIASMSAGEIWERYVRYIGAGAVAAAGFLTLVRSVPTMIESVRAGTGGIRGGLGGAREILRTSTDLPPSVVVAGLALLAAAMGIVPHTFAELPSIPSRFLAAFLVVLFSFFFVTVASRIVGLVGVTSNPTSGMTIAALLGTSAVFLAAGWTGAEGKAAALTVGCVVAIAASISGDMSQDLKTGFLLGATPRKQQTGELLGVLSSAAFVCLAVLMLDRAHGFGTSELPAPQATLMKLVIEGVLERSLPWALVGLGVSIALLAAVLRLPVLPFAVGVYLPVATMVPVFLGGALRWALEKNAGNEGERGERRERGILFGSGLVGGEGLLGVGLAAAVFARGESLAGIGHDWAGAAAPLVGLGFFILLAVLFRRRSIRGGN
- a CDS encoding zinc-binding dehydrogenase, encoding MKAVVIRSHGGLDALRAEEKPDPVPGPGEVLVEIHAAGLNHLDLWVRKGVPGHEFPLPLVPGSDGSGVIAGLGGGAAGLALGEEVVLAPATSCGTCAACASGEDHRCSDFKILGEACDGTCAEKVVVPRANVFPKPKNLSFEEAASFPLAFLTAWHMLVARAALRPGETVLVHAAGSGVGSAAVQIAKLWNARVIATAGSAAKAERARALGADDVIDSGKEDFARAVRAITERRGADIVIEHVGAATWEGSLRSLARHGRLVTCGATSGHEVSLNLRVLFFKSLSLLGSTMGSRGEFASIVKHFEEGRLRPIVDRVLPLGEIREAHRLLESREVFGKIVLVP